The proteins below are encoded in one region of Meriones unguiculatus strain TT.TT164.6M chromosome 18, Bangor_MerUng_6.1, whole genome shotgun sequence:
- the LOC110564867 gene encoding olfactory receptor 4F15-like has protein sequence MDGANSSVVSEFVFLGLSNKWGVQLLLFLFSSVFYMASLMGNLLIVCSVTADSKLHSPMYFLLANLSFLDLGVCSVAAPKMIYDLFRKHKAISFGGCITQIFFIHAIGGTEMVLLTAMAFDRYVAICKPLHYLTIMRPQICILILAVAWILGVIHSVAQLAFVVDLPFCGPNILDSFYCDLPQLIRLACTETDKLEFMVTANSGLISVISFFVLIISYIFILVTVRRHSAGGISKALSTLSAHVTVVVLFFGPLIFFYTWPFPSSHLDKFLAIFDAILTPFLNPVIYTFRNKEMKAAMRKLWYQLLSYKKVS, from the coding sequence ATGGATGGAGCTAATAGCTCTGTTGTGTCTGAGTTTGTGTTCCTGGGACTCTCCAATAAATGGGGAGTCCAGTTGCTTCTATTCCTCTTTTCCTCTGTGTTCTACATGGCAAGTCTGATGGGGAACCTCCTCATTGTGTGCTCCGTGACTGCAGACTCCAAACTGCATTCTCCTATGTACTTCTTGCTGGCAAATCTCTCATTTCTTGACCTGGGAGTTTGCTCTGTAGCAGCACCTAAGATGATTTATGACCTTTTTAGAAAACACAAAGCCATCTCATTTGGGGGTTGTATAACTCAGATCTTCTTTATTCATGCTATTGGGGGCACAGAAATGGTGCTGCTCACAGCCATGGCCTTTGATAGATATGTAGCCATCTGTAAACCTCTCCACTACTTGACTATCATGAGGCCACaaatatgcattttaattttGGCAGTAGCCTGGATCCTCGGAGTTATACACTCAGTGGCACAACTAGCTTTTGTTGTAGACTTGCCCTTCTGTGGACCTAATATTTTGGACAGCTTTTACTGTGATCTCCCTCAGCTTATTAGACTGGCTTGCACAGAAACTGATAAATTGGAGTTCATGGTCACAGCCAACAGTGGACTCATCTCTGTTATCTCCTTCTTTGTACTGATCATCTCTTACATCTTCATTTTGGTGACTGTTAGGAGACACTCTGCAGGTGGCATATCCAAAGCCCTATCTACTCTGTCAGCTCATGTGACTGTGGTGGTTTTGTTCTTTGGACCATTAATCTTCTTCTACACCTGGCCCTTTCCTTCATCACACTTAGACAAATTTCTTGCTATTTTTGATGCCATCCTCACTCCTTTTCTGAATCCAGTCATCTACACATTCAGGAACAAAGAGATGAAAGCAGCAATGAGGAAACTCTGGTACCAACTTCTGAGTTACAAGAAGGTATCCTGA
- the LOC110564866 gene encoding olfactory receptor 4F15-like, with protein sequence MDGANSSIVSEFVFLGLSNIWGVQLLLFLFSSVFYMASLMGNLLIVFSVTADSKLHSPMYFLLANLSFLDLGGGSVAAPKMIYDLFRKHKAISFGGCITQIFFIHAIGGTEMVLLTAMAFDRYVAICKPLHYLTIMRPQICILILAVAWILGVIHSVAQLAFVVDLPFCGPNILDSFYCDLPQLIRLACTETDKLEFMVTANSGLISVISFFILIISYIFILVTVRRHSAGGISKAISTLSAHVTVVVLFFGPLIFFYIWPFPSSHLDKFLAIFDAILTPFLNPVIYTFRNKEMKAAMRKLCYHLVSYRKVS encoded by the coding sequence ATGGATGGAGCTAATAGCTCCATTGTGTCTGAGTTTGTGTTCCTGGGACTCTCCAATATATGGGGAGTCCAGTTACTTCTATTCCTCTTTTCCTCTGTGTTCTACATGGCAAGTCTGATGGGGAACCTCCTTATTGTGTTCTCCGTGACTGCGGACTCTAAACTGCATTCCCCCATGTACTTCCTGTTGGCAAATCTCTCATTTCTTGACCTAGGAGGTGGTTCTGTAGCAGCCCCCAAGATGATTTATGACCTTTTTAGAAAACACAAAGCCATCTCATTTGGGGGTTGTATAACCCAGATCTTCTTTATTCATGCTATTGGGGGCACAGAAATGGTGCTGCTCACAGCCATGGCCTTTGATAGATATGTAGCCATCTGTAAACCTCTCCACTACTTGACTATCATGAGGCCACaaatatgcattttaattttGGCAGTAGCCTGGATCCTCGGAGTTATACACTCAGTGGCACAACTAGCTTTTGTTGTAGACTTGCCCTTCTGTGGACCTAATATTTTGGACAGCTTTTACTGTGATCTCCCTCAGCTTATTAGACTGGCTTGCACAGAAACCGATAAATTGGAGTTCATGGTCACAGCCAACAGTGGACTCATCTCTGTTATCTCCTTCTTTATACTGATCATCTCTTACATCTTCATTTTGGTGACTGTTAGGAGACACTCTGCAGGTGGCATATCCAAAGCCATATCTACTCTGTCAGCTCATGTGACTGTGGTGGTTTTGTTCTTTGGACCATTAATCTTCTTCTACATCTGGCCCTTTCCTTCATCACACTTAGACAAATTTCTTGCTATTTTTGATGCCATCCTCACTCCTTTTCTGAATCCAGTCATCTACACATTCAGGAACAAAGAGATGAAAGCAGCAATGAGGAAACTCTGCTACCATCTTGTGAGTTACAGGAAGGTATCCTAA